The Alphaproteobacteria bacterium US3C007 genomic interval TGCCAAAGGCATTTACCGCCTCAGAACGCGCCTCGGATAGCGCTGCTGCAAAGGCATCAGCCGTATCGACCAAACGCATACCTTTCCCACCGCCGCCCGCAACCGCCTTAATCAAAACCGGAAATCCAATTTTTTCAGCCTCTTTAAGCAAACGCGCGGGATCTTGATGGCCAGAAAACCCAGGCACCACGGGCACTCCTGCCTTCGCCATAAGGGCCTTCGCCGAGTCTTTTAACCCCATGGCTCGAATGGCGCTGGCCGAGGGCCCAATAAAAACCAAACCCGCAGCCTCTACCGCCTCAACAAACTCAGGGTTTTCGGATAAAAACCCATAACCAGGATGAATAGCCTGCGCCCCAGAGCTTAAAGCGGCGGCAATTATTTTATCACTGCAAAGATAGCTTTGCGCTGGCAATGCGCCACCAATATGAACCGCGTGATCGGCCTGCAAAACATGTTGTGCATTTTGATCCGCGTCGGAATACACCGCGATGCAACGCACCCCCATTCGCTGCGCGCTACGCATCACGCGCAAGGCAATTTCACCACGATTTGCGATTAAAATACCCTCAAACATGCAAGCCTCTTATGTGCGGTTTCATGCCAATGTGCGGTTTTATGCCAAACTGACCAAATATAAATTTGATCACACGCGCTGCGCCTGCGCTTATGTTACATTCTGAATAGGCCAAAGCGGGTCTCCTCTATGGGCGCGTTTAAGGCGGCCCGCAATGAGCAATAAAGCGTCTCACGGGTTTTTCGCGGATCGATGATCCCGTCATCCCAAAGTCGCGCCGAGGCGTAAAGCGGATGCGATTGCTCTTCAAACATATCCAAAGTGGGTTTTTGAAAGGCCGCTTCTTCCTCTGCAGACCAAACGCCGCCCGCGCGCTCAATATTATCACGCTTCAACGTGGCCAAAACTTGCGCGGCTTGCGCGCCGCCCATCACCGAAATTCGGCTATTGGGCCAAGTCCATAAAAAACGCGGCTGATAGGCACGCCCCGACATGCCGTAATTCCCCGCCCCAAAACTTCCCCCGATCAGAACCGTCACTTTAGGCACTGCCGTGGTGGCAACCGCTGTCACCATTTTTGCACCATGGCGGGCTATACCTTCATTCTCGTAGCGCTGCCCCACCATGAAGCCTGTGATATTTTGTAAAAACACCAATGGTATTTTTCGTTGGCTGCAAAGTTCAATGAAATGCGCGCCTTTTTGCGCCGCTTCGCTCAGCAAGACCCCGTTATTGGCGACAATTCCGACAGGGCACCCCATCACATGCGCAAAGCCTGTTACCAAAGTTGTACCGAAACGGGCTTTAAACTCATCAAACCGTGAACCATCAACCAGACGCGCCAACACCTCGCGAATATCATATTGACTGCGCAAATCTCGTGGCACAACGCCCAAGATTTCGTTTGGATCATATTGGGGATCCTCGGCAGGTTGCAAATTTGGCAGATCCAATTTTGGACGATTGAGATTGGCCACAGCTTGGCGCGCCAAAGCCAGCGCGTGATCATCATCCTCAGCCAAATAGTCAGCCACCCCGGATAAGCGTGTATGCACATCCGCGCCACCAAGATCTTCGGCGCTTACAATTTCTCCCGTTGCAGCCTT includes:
- a CDS encoding carboxyl transferase domain-containing protein, producing MRLFSKIKTASEDFMSNQSAHLESLDLVRSAAELAAAGGGEKARQRHLDRGKMLPRARVANLLDYGSSFLEIGATAAHGLYNGDAPSAGLVAGIGQVHGLDCMIICNDATVKGGTYYPMSVKKHLRAQEIAEECHLPCLYLVDSGGANLPNQDEVFPDRDHFGRIFYNQARMSAKGIAQIAVVMGSCTAGGAYVPAMSDITIIVRGAGTIFLAGPPLVKAATGEIVSAEDLGGADVHTRLSGVADYLAEDDDHALALARQAVANLNRPKLDLPNLQPAEDPQYDPNEILGVVPRDLRSQYDIREVLARLVDGSRFDEFKARFGTTLVTGFAHVMGCPVGIVANNGVLLSEAAQKGAHFIELCSQRKIPLVFLQNITGFMVGQRYENEGIARHGAKMVTAVATTAVPKVTVLIGGSFGAGNYGMSGRAYQPRFLWTWPNSRISVMGGAQAAQVLATLKRDNIERAGGVWSAEEEAAFQKPTLDMFEEQSHPLYASARLWDDGIIDPRKTRETLYCSLRAALNAPIEETRFGLFRM